ATATGAGGTGCATTAAtagacggtactctaaccagagacctgaccaactatggtcaaccacgaatcatcattcgacacccacataaagaatatgaccaactacgacaccaccacaatacaatagtcaactcggaaccgaggattgaaacaggtacccaaatcaaccttACAAttgggtccaatcaaacaaagcaaggctttccattacttaaacaaaagcgaatacaaaaattaaactcgcataggcaataaccggaaaagacaatctttgtccatattgatttaaacattaaaatctatccaattttctaattgatctaagtttgattgcaatttgtctaccttgCCTAGGCACAGGGCGTTCATGGTTTCTAACTCAGTGAAGTTCATTCGCATCATTAAAATACATAAATAtgtcatcatgagttttcaaaccaaattcacatgaatataaataaataaacataaatcaattaaaatatgatatttattcatcaaaataaaacatcattctcacaCTAGTtcaaaaataatttatcaaaattcatttttttcagaACCAAGTTACTCTCTTCAActtaaggaaatatacatttaaagaaaccaaaaatagataaaCATCTCCCAAATTACCCAAAATATTTCCTTgcgtatatttaaacaaatatacaaacctaAAATAATACTCAGTATATATATCTCTaactataaataccttaatttataaattcataattcaaccacaattaatatatatttaaaaaaaatacattaattaataaagacaattaatatataattaataatactcattaattataattcactacaattaatatatatatatatatatatataatatacattaattagtaattaaaaattaatatattattaataatatacattaatttaaaagtaataataataaaaaaagaaactttcttttcttttaaaaggGTAAGGGGAAACCCATGTGGTTCCTGTTTCCTTTGAAAAGGGAATGGTCCCCACAGCCATATGGCTCTTGGCAACCCAAGCGTGAGGTTGGGGTTGAGCCTTGGCTCCCCCACCTCAcgtaaaacaatatatatatatatatatatatatatatatatatatatatttttataatttaatctaattttttttgaaataaaaatctaCTGTTACCAAATTAATAGAACACAAAAAAATACAGTCTCAGCAGAGACTTAAAAAaacaatttattgttatttttttttatattcagaAAACTATGAGTTTTTTTTTCtccaatattggcaatttcaaatgCCCAGATTTAGGAAGGAAAAACTCTCCAAAACAACACCAAATTGGCAAAatgagattgatcttcacaaatttaatatcaaatttgccaaacccccaactaaatttcaattttatttatttttaaatcattcttagcaaaccagaaattgatttgaagacaaggaatgaaatcaaggagggataattcaagatcttatttccattctactctattaatCAATCAGACTGATtcttcaataacaaattcatttcttttaaccagaacagtaaattcttttggcaaaaagaaaacaatttagaatcctaccttcatatgCAATCTTGGAAGAGATTTGTTGAAGAGCCCAACCTGGAAGCTCAAGAATTGctcctccttccaaaatccccaaattttccatccaaaatattttccaaaaatatttttctccaacaaaattcaatccccaatattttccaaaagtctaggttatatggaaaagtttgaccaaaatttttatttttggaattaaaatttttatttaaaataaatcccaaaaatcactattttccaactatatcaataattaaaattgtttttcaatttaaaaacGGTTTTCTCCATTAacggaaattaacctttctatttcaaaaatgccaaaagattaaattaattctattgcaattaaatttaaatctttctttatcaacaacatatacataataattttaacattaaaattaaccatctaattgaacttgctcccaatttaaaatcgagcaattcaaatgatgattaatcacataaaaagggagactatttaatttagtccccaaatatactaatgcgtaaacacacattaaatcaaattaaataataaggctaaatactcaatttaaccttacacaccaagcacgcaaaccaagaaagtcaatcggatagatgactcgcaaacccaaacaaaagggaataccgatgatgactaacgatgctcacttgagcatgactatggtcaactagggtcttacgaccacctaatccaactctaaggattaaagaggtacacacAAACCTCTAATTTCGggtggagatgaacctcacaccCATGGGGCACTATTCCTGAAATCTCTTGcatccaagagtcatacatgcatacatatataaacttaatgaaagtgttagcccgagataataacatgaaaataggagaattaatcaatcttgcatacaactggtgcgaaaaccacattaacagatatgcacttaATAAAAACatttgactataatcattatatatgataactaaccaaggtcaaaccaaaattaaaaattgattagggcaggggtactacagttaAGGTTTGATTACATTGTAAGGACTTAGTTATAGTTACAGTTAGTATtataattcaattagggttatgattcaattacattaggattaaggttagggttgtaatttaattatgattagggttcaattagggttagggtctgATTATTAAATAAGGATTGATTTAGTATTACAATTGAAtcaatttcaattagggttagagtttgaTTATTGAATAAGGATTGATTTAATATTATAATTCAATCACATTTCAAttagttaaggttagggttagtgttaaagtTTGATCATAACCCTAACAATGACTATTTAAAACatacaaattaaatatattttgtgttcaatagaaaatatatttaggaaatagaatttagaataaaagtatacCTCCCATGTAGGAGTCAAACACAActcaaccaaaaataacttattGTTTAATTTACCATGAAACCCACAATGTTAAGACATCCAATCAAATTATTTTAAATGAATACATTGTAATTGAATCTAACTTGCATGATCTATCTAACCAAAGCTATCATATTGGTaggattaaaataaaattataagtcCAAATTGAGTTTATGATTAAAATTATTACAATAGAAATTCTTATTGATctttctaaattaaaaaattaaaaattatttattatttttgaaatatttttgtaacTATAAATAGAAAAGTCACATTATATTGAATCTAACTTCTATCCAAAGGTATCATATTGGAAGGATTATAATAAAACTATAAAGCCAATTTAATTTATGATTAAAATTATTAATATAGATATTTATTGATAtttctaaataaaaaaataaaaaactatatattatttttgaaatatttgtgcaACTCAACTAATATAAATagaatataaatagaaaaatcgcatctatatgataaattagaaacttttaataataaatattttatatattaaatactatattgcattttaaaaatatttttgtagatatgtaattttattttttttgaatttagaaacattatatttctatgattgaaatttagaaacattaattttctttttatatttctaaattgaaaataatagactatatttttttttttgaaatattaatgtagGCAtgcaattgtattttttattttcaaatttggacacattatatttttatgtttaagatATAGAAACATAGAAAATAGCTTTGatctttctaaattcaaaaaatataattgATTGGGTTAGGGTTGTAGGCATGCAAAAGAATCTTAAATTGATTTAAGATTCTTTCCTTCCTTCTCTTTTAAAATTTTTGATCTCTTGTTTGTCCCACGGGGTTTTATTTGGTTGAATCTCCGCACATATCCTTAcatgtgattttgaaattcaagAGCCAGAGTATGGGGGCTTCATGGTGGTTAAACCCATTGAGCAATGAGAGAAGCCTGTGGCCAGTGATTTGGGTGTGGGTGCTTATGTGGGGCAAACGACTCAGGGCACTATATCTCCTTGGTGTGGGGAAAATACCCTGGAATTGCGATAGTGTAGGTTGGAGCTCGTGAAGTAGCAACATGAAGAAGAGTTTAAAAGAGAGTTTTTTGCTATGGACAAATCTAACTCCATCTGTGGCAAGAGGCTTGCTTCCATAGGTCTAGAAAACACAAAGGCCAAGTGCCAAGCCTATCACCAATTGCTGGTTAGCACTCCAAGTCTGGACCAGTACATTTCAGGAGCTATTCTCTTCGTGTTGACTCAGTTTGAAGAACAAGCTAAAAGTGTAGTTGTTATTACTACAATGCCTGGCCGTCCTATGAATCATCTTACTGAGGTAGAAGAAATGTCTTTGCAAACTATGGAATATTTATTTTTCGATAAGGCAGACCATTTTCTTGAGATGGGTTTTGCAGAGCAGCTATGAAAAATACTTGCTTAGTTGATTGAGACCCGCCAAACTTTGTTTTTTAGTATAACTGTGCCTCATTTTCTTGCTAATTTTGCAAAGGGAGGCCTTCAAGATCCTCACCTTGTACGACTAGATTTGGATATGAAGATTAGCCCTAATCTCAAATTTACATTCTTTACTTTGCGACATGAAGATAAATATGCTGCATTACTACATCTGGTAAGAGAGAAGATTGTTTCTTTGGTAAATGAATATCCTCATTAAACACAGTGTTGTAGATTCGCTCCTCCAAGACAATCATATTCTCATTGGTAATGAAAACCCTGGGTCTCCTTAACACTATTTTGCATTAGTTCCTTGATGCAATGGACCACAATTCCTCATATGAAAATGGTAAAAAAATTCCATCAGTTTTAATTGAATGGATAATGAAaccaaaatagaaagaaaagaaaaatctaaaatgaatGAAATGCTACTAAAGAAACATACCAATCAGTGTGACAACAAATGGAGAAATACAATACGATTCCTCTAGATAGAAATAAAGGGACTATGAGTGAAGAGTTGTGTAGCTGAAACGCCTCAAGAATGCATGCATTTAATATTCTCCACTTCCTCTTTTACAATGATTAAATTATAATAGCAGATTCTTCATATGTTCAGTTCAATTTTCCACTATGGTCTTTGGTCTTCCATCATGTTTCCATTTTCTTTAATGTTTACATGGAATATTCTACTTTTATTCTATCCTTCACTGCCTTGCTGTGACTGTATAGGAACGCCTCTCGGcgtaactagcttatatatatttgattttaattacatatatatatatatatatatatatatatatataatacaccaAGAGATACCCTTCTCGAGGTGCTTATTTTTATCATGTGCCTCGAATTCCAATAGGcccctcgagaaggatatctcttggtgtattatatatatatgtgattaaaatcaaatatgtcCGCTCTTCTTTTCTCTGAGCTCTGATACGAATTTGATAGGGCAAAGGAAAAAAACTTCATAAATAGGGTCATTTTGAAGAAGTGTTGATAGCGACAAATCCATTTACCAACAATACCAAGGATTTTCCTTGTCTCAATGTGTGGAAGTGGCGAATAGGTGTGTGCGGCATAAAGACCTTTCTGGTGTTTGAGGTGCTAGTATAGGGAGGAAGCATAGGGTCACTTTCTCCTTTAGATCTCATCATCTTGAGGGTATGGAATCCCCTCTTCTATATCATTGCACAAATCTTTATTATATTTGGCACGATGTGCGGAGATTGATTATAGCATTTTCATCATGCAAAGTATTGATTGCATCACCCACATCACACAATACACTATCACATTCAATGATCAAATGAATCCTTGTTAGATTGACACATCTAGCAAAACCATACCACATTGTTGCTTGCCATAAAGTATTTTCATCTCTTTGTGCAAGAAATTATTTTggcctttcttttcttcttttcttggtTAGTCACAACTACTAGtagttttgtttattttgtttatgatGTTGGAGCTACTCATTGCATTTTCCTATTCTTGTAGGGTTTGATGGATTGTCATTACTAAGAAGAATTGTGGCATCATTTTTTAAGACAATGTCCTTTATGAGTGTTCAATTATTTATTCTTCACCTTCGATGAGAATGGTAGCATTTTTATATTaacatttcatttaatttttttcattattgtataaatgatttatttcaagcattttatGTGCCAAATTCCATGCATTTTTCTTCTTAAATTTATTGCATAAATGATTCTTATACCTTTGTTTGAAAGCAATAATTTAAATAACACATTTCCAAATCAATGCCCATGTTTTTTTAGGGGGGTTTGTTATCAATGATGTAGTCCAATGAGATACATCTTTAGTCGTTGAATGAGATACATCTTTATTGAGTTATCTAAAAAGACCCAAAAAAGTATTAGACGAAATAATATTCACCAAGACATGCAATATAAATCACCTTATGTGTGAAGCATAtaattgattatttctttgacATGACTTGTGAAGGGTATAGTTACACATGTATTACTTCCTTATTAAATTTTCACTAATATATTATTTCTCAACTCCAAATTCTTTTAATATATTGAATCAAAGGCCTAAGTGCTAACACCATAATGAACTTTTATACATGCTCATCTATTAGATCCTTTCCACTACATGAtacaaaataacacaaaaaaaaagcCAATAAAAATAATTGCTAAAAAATATGATAATCTATGGACTAAAAAAACTTTAGCTTTTGATCATATGTAATAAAATCTGTAAAATCATCAAGATTTTCTATATAAACAAAATAAATAGATTCTATTATACTAACTAGATGTAACCATATGCAATATAAAGTAGACTCCTTACAATCATTAAGTATAGTCATGCACTGCGCATACTGCCATTCTTTGCTAAGAATATGAACAAGTGCCTTCATCCTCCCAATTTGATGAAATGCAAATATAAAGAGGTATGAACGCGATGTCTTAATCCTTACTGATAGATCTTTATAACCTCAACCATTGCTCACAAATTTAGAGATCTAGATTCTATAGTGCTTAGAGCTATACTAACATTGTCCTAACACCTTCCCAAGAATCTGCACTCAAAAGCTCAAGGGTATGAAAGGAACCATGACAATGCATCCCTCAAAACATAGATATCTTCCTACTCAATCATGAATTCTAGCAAAGCAACAATTAATAAACAGAAGAAGTCTTAATATCGGCATATCACCCTATCACaagaaatgaataaagagaagggcTCTGAATATCACCATACCACAAACAATGAATAAACAAAAGTGCTCTTTAATAACACCGTTAGAAAGTTTGCAAATAACACATCGACAGTCTCTGCTAGACCATGTCACTGATGCCATTGGCGATATTCTCTAAGTTTGCTGCGAGGCCTGCTAAAGCCGCCATAGCTTTAATGATTGACCACTTTGACCGCCGAGGAGAAGGCGGGTAGGGCTGTTGTGGAGGATACTGCTGAGGATACTGATATTGTGGATAGCCCACATTAGGGTAAAGCTGCTGCGGAGGATACTGCTGGGGATAGGCAGAGTAACCAGGGGAAGGATAACCATCCTGGCTGTAAGGAGGATACCCACCAGGTTGTTGCGGAGGATACCCACCAGTCTGTTGCAGAGGATACCCACCAGGCTGTTGCGGAGGATAAGCAGAGTAAGGGTAACCACTCTGGTTGTAGGGAGGGGAACCAGGCTGGCTGTAAGTGTAGGGAGGGTACCCACCAGGCTGTTGCAGAGGATAGCCTTCATCAGGAAGGGGTGCTTTATAACTTGCTTGAGCGTTCCCTTTCTCTACTAGTGCATCTTGCCGCTGATCTTCTTCTTGCCAAGGAGTTCGCCTACCTTGTTGCAGTTGATTCTGATTTGCACATTTCAGTGGAGACGGCCGTCGTCCACTGTGGAGGACATGAATGGGTTTGTACCCTTTTCTTTGCCCGACATCGTTATTTGCTTCGCGGGCCGCCACCCATCTTCGATCTACGCCACTGCTTAGACCCTTGATTTGGGGAAAAAGTCCGAATCCTGTATATCACATGGGTATATCAACGTTATTTAATGCATCTTCATTCTTAGTAAAGAAAATCGATCGTTCAAGAAATGGAATATGCAGAAGATACTAAAACAACAAAATATGCAGAACATTCAAGAATCGAATTTGCCGAAGAAAagaaatgagagagagaaagagtgatGATACTTCTTCATACCTACAACAGACTGCGCCATTATAGAAATGATTCTCAGCGTAGATTGTCAAATAGGCTTCACATTTATTTATAGTTAGAGCCAGCTAGAAAATGTATCGACCAGTATTGAACTATATGAGAGGTGTGAAATGTGAAAACGGATTGCTAGTCAAATCGAATTATAGGGGGACCCGGTGGCACAGGTAATTATATAATTTGTGGACGCTTCTATTCTATCTTATTCTTTGGTACACACTCAATTGCATTTCAACGCCGATTGCGTCATAGTAGAAATGGTACGTGATATCACTCGAGTGCCTCTCATTCAATCAAATAACATCTGTCATCTTTTCCCATCTTTTAAAATCTATCTAATCCGCAGAAGTCATCCTACTGATTTTGTATCTCATGGCCCCAATCGCTTACATAGAAATTTTTACCCTTGATGACCGGCCTAAATTGTTTAGCTAGTTTGTAAAAAATCTATGGTGCTTATCTGTAAAATAAATTATTCACCTACAGAAATAAATTAGGAATCCACATTAACTTTTCGCAGGCTTCGCACCAGTACAGAAAGAAATTGTCCAGCTAATATGTAATAAATCAATCCCACGGAATCCACATTCACCAATACGTTCATTAACTAGTTTTGGGAAAAAAATTGCAACAATCTGATCCCTTCCGTAGCTCAGATTTTTAGTTCAAACGTTATTATCATGCCAACCTAGCATAAGACCACAGAGTGAAAGGGAGATCGTGGACGGTGCTAAAGTTAATAGCAGCCAGAGAAGTCAGCTCACAATTTTTTTTGGATAGAAATCTATTGTCATCAACAAAGGAGGATCATCGCAAATAAGGCAAGGAGTTATATAACATTTTTTTAAGTTATCAAAAGTTTTTTAATATCCAAAACAAGGCGGTTCTTTAATTTTGAAGCTATCATAAGGAGGAATTGAAGAGAGATTGTAAAGAAGAAATGAGTGACTAGCCTCCATAGTTTAGTAAAGTTCAGTGCCAAACAATGCCTAACAATTGGA
This genomic stretch from Cryptomeria japonica chromosome 8, Sugi_1.0, whole genome shotgun sequence harbors:
- the LOC131054975 gene encoding uncharacterized protein LOC131054975; amino-acid sequence: MAQSVVGFGLFPQIKGLSSGVDRRWVAAREANNDVGQRKGYKPIHVLHSGRRPSPLKCANQNQLQQGRRTPWQEEDQRQDALVEKGNAQASYKAPLPDEGYPLQQPGGYPPYTYSQPGSPPYNQSGYPYSAYPPQQPGGYPLQQTGGYPPQQPGGYPPYSQDGYPSPGYSAYPQQYPPQQLYPNVGYPQYQYPQQYPPQQPYPPSPRRSKWSIIKAMAALAGLAANLENIANGISDMV